In a genomic window of Erigeron canadensis isolate Cc75 chromosome 5, C_canadensis_v1, whole genome shotgun sequence:
- the LOC122602046 gene encoding uncharacterized protein LOC122602046, with protein sequence MIWMILRRSIVFKEVTNYHFRHSKQIRAAVHNQTKTARDFLNGPKSGPDYLFSKFGDQSNDYKIDIVDDETWQVSTGFADMLKNTDISREGPNSAAHDRNLKDPDDGFDDIDDLRICGKLFYKLDKDSKEYEEYNYDFHRRKKTPKTKTRERIDSKKNDVIREEKKMNATPQNKFKKKETLIEKKQRVPTFNQVTAPYHEPFCLDIYISKASVRACIVHRATSKVVVVAHSISKDMKFDLGSTRNVAACQAVGKVLAQRALADDIHNVVYTPKKGEKIEGKLQSVLQCLMKNGVHVKVKIKQKKGRKSGF encoded by the coding sequence ATGATCTGGATGATTCTTAGAAGGTCAATCGTTTTTAAAGAAGTAACAAATTATCACTTTCGACACTCAAAACAAATCCGGGCTGCGGTCCATAACCAAACTAAAACGGCTCGTGATTTCTTAAACGGACCGAAAAGTGGACCcgattatttattttcaaagtttGGTGATCAGTCCAATGATTACAAGATTGACATTGTCGATGATGAAACATGGCAAGTTTCAACTGGTTTTGCTGATATGTTGAAAAACACTGATATTTCAAGGGAAGGACCTAACAGTGCTGCTCATGATCGAAACTTGAAAGACCCTGATGATGGTtttgatgatattgatgatttgAGAATATGTGGAAAGCTGTTTTATAAACTTGACAAAGATTCAAAAGAGTATGAAGAATACAATTATGATTTCCACAGAAGAAAGAAAACGCCCAAAACTAAAACGAGAGAGAGAATAGATTCGAAGAAAAATGATGTGAtcagggaagaaaaaaaaatgaacgcAACCCCCCAAAATAAgttcaaaaagaaagaaactttgATTGAAAAGAAGCAAAGGGTACCGACGTTTAATCAAGTTACTGCGCCTTACCATGAGCCGTTTTGTTTGGATATTTACATCTCGAAAGCGTCTGTACGTGCGTGCATTGTTCATCGAGCGACAAGCAAAGTTGTGGTGGTGGCACATTCCATTTCTAAGGATATGAAATTTGATTTGGGTTCAACTAGGAACGTGGCAGCTTGTCAGGCTGTTGGGAAGGTGCTGGCACAAAGAGCGTTGGCTGATGATATTCATAATGTGGTTTATACGCCAAAAAAAGGTGAGAAAATTGAGGGGAAGCTTCAAAGCGTGCTTCAGTGTTTGATGAAGAATGGGGTACATGTCAAGGTTAAGATTAAGCAGAAAAAAGGTCGGAAATCTGGATTCTAG
- the LOC122602203 gene encoding transcription factor MUTE, whose translation MSHIAVERNRRRQMNEHLKVLRSMTPCFYIKKGDQASIIGGVIEFIKEMQVVLQSLESKKRRRSISPSPGPSPKPITIQPSTPQSERSIIVHESIKELGASSNSPIADVEAKMSGSNVVLRTVSRKIRGQVVKIINLLENLSFEILHLNISSMEDTVLYSFVIKIGLECQLSVEELAVEVQKSFSLNHIAPSIK comes from the exons ATGTCTCATATAGCCGTGGAAAGAAATAGGAGAAGGCAGATGAATGAACACCTCAAGGTCTTGCGATCTATGACCCCATGCTTCTACATTAAAAAG ggTGATCAAGCATCGATCATAGGAGGTGTAATAGAATTCATCAAAGAAATGCAAGTAGTTTTACAGTCGTTGGAATCCAAGAAAAGACGTAGAAGCATAAGTCCTAGTCCCGGTCCAAGCCCAAAGCCGATAACAATACAACCCAGTACCCCACAATCCGAAAGATCTATCATTGTACATGAAAGTATCAAAGAACTTGGAGCGTCTAGCAACTCGCCAATCGCTGATGTTGAAGCAAAAATGTCTGGGTCAAACGTTGTCTTGAGGACCGTATCACGAAAAATTCGAGGACAAGTTGTGAAGATAATCAATTTATTGGAAAACCTCTCTTTTGAGATCCTGCATCTAAATATCAGCAGCATGGAGGACACAGTCCTTTATTCCTTTGTCATTAAG ATAGGACTGGAATGTCAGCTTAGTGTTGAAGAACTTGCTGTTGAAGTGCAAAAGAGCTTTTCTCTTAATCATATAGCTCCATCTATAAAATGA